Proteins from a genomic interval of Acidobacteriota bacterium:
- a CDS encoding nucleotidyl transferase AbiEii/AbiGii toxin family protein, whose amino-acid sequence MQDLIQQERFELEVLDRMNSARLLSGLVFGGGTMLRLCFGLDRFSVDLDFWIVKEIDSKALFNDLKKFLSEYYSVRDAASKFYTMLFEIRSGNFRRSLKIEIRKEKKKVSMEKAIAYSRYSTVQVLLNVVSLKDMMESKIEAFLTRKEIRDVFDVEFLYRRGIPLSTPASNLKKMLIEIKALKKRDYTVKLGSIIEDDQRQYYVKENFKILKQAIAEKF is encoded by the coding sequence ATGCAAGATCTGATTCAACAAGAACGGTTCGAGCTTGAGGTGCTTGACAGGATGAACAGTGCCAGGCTCTTGAGCGGTCTCGTATTTGGGGGAGGGACGATGCTGCGGCTTTGCTTCGGGCTTGACAGGTTTTCAGTTGATCTCGATTTCTGGATCGTGAAAGAGATTGATTCGAAAGCTCTCTTCAACGATCTGAAGAAATTTCTTTCAGAGTACTATTCTGTGAGAGATGCGGCCAGCAAGTTTTACACAATGCTCTTTGAGATCAGATCAGGGAATTTCCGCCGTAGCCTGAAGATCGAAATCAGGAAAGAAAAGAAAAAAGTGAGCATGGAGAAGGCGATTGCGTACAGCAGGTATTCGACCGTTCAAGTTCTTCTGAATGTCGTATCGCTCAAAGATATGATGGAATCGAAGATCGAGGCATTCCTGACGAGGAAAGAGATACGCGACGTATTCGATGTTGAGTTCCTGTACAGGAGAGGAATTCCTCTCAGCACTCCGGCTAGTAATCTCAAAAAGATGCTCATCGAGATCAAAGCATTAAAGAAAAGGGATTATACTGTGAAACTCGGCTCAATTATTGAGGACGATCAGCGGCAGTATTATGTGAAGGAGAATTTCAAGATCCTCAAACAGGCCATTGCGGAAAAGTTCTAA